A genomic segment from Ignavibacteriales bacterium encodes:
- a CDS encoding serine hydrolase, which produces MKRLPQNIILIILMAISSYFPQKNSIQFKGVDSVINKAIDDKAFPGAVVLVYKDGKIIYEKPFGNFTYEKTSPMVTTNTIYDLASLSKVVATATAAMLCCDRNLFSLDDKVVKYIPEFGVNGKENITIRNLLIHNSGLTAWKKFYERNLTPNEVLKEIYSSELEYKTGEKTVYSDLGITTLGKIIEKVTEKTLDVFCKDEIFIPLSMNSTFYNPIDSVKKFCAPTEIDNYWRMKTLQGEVHDETSAMLNGVAGHAGLFSTANDIAKLMDVLMNKGKLGNKQFIQQSTVEYFTKKYSNESSRAIGWDTKSETGSSSGDYFSSNSFGHTGFTGTSIWADPERNLFVVFLTNRVYPTRENGKLGKVRPELHNTIIKCLEKN; this is translated from the coding sequence ATGAAACGTTTACCACAAAATATTATTTTGATAATATTAATGGCTATTAGTAGCTATTTCCCACAAAAAAACAGTATTCAATTTAAAGGTGTTGACTCTGTAATCAATAAAGCTATTGATGATAAAGCTTTTCCCGGTGCAGTTGTATTAGTTTACAAAGATGGGAAGATTATTTATGAAAAACCTTTCGGAAATTTTACTTATGAAAAAACTTCACCAATGGTTACAACGAATACAATTTACGATTTAGCCTCGCTTTCAAAAGTAGTTGCCACTGCAACTGCAGCAATGCTTTGTTGTGATAGAAACTTATTTTCGCTCGATGATAAAGTTGTAAAATACATTCCTGAGTTTGGCGTTAACGGAAAAGAAAATATAACAATAAGAAATTTGCTGATTCATAATTCAGGATTAACAGCGTGGAAAAAATTTTACGAAAGAAATTTAACTCCAAATGAAGTTTTAAAGGAAATTTATTCCTCTGAGTTAGAATATAAAACTGGAGAAAAAACAGTTTATTCTGATTTAGGAATCACAACACTTGGGAAAATTATTGAAAAAGTAACCGAAAAAACTTTAGATGTTTTTTGTAAAGATGAAATATTTATTCCGCTTAGTATGAACTCGACATTTTACAATCCAATTGATTCTGTAAAAAAATTCTGTGCGCCAACCGAAATAGATAATTATTGGAGAATGAAAACTTTACAGGGCGAAGTTCACGATGAAACTTCGGCTATGTTAAACGGAGTAGCAGGCCACGCAGGATTATTTTCAACTGCTAATGATATTGCAAAACTAATGGATGTATTAATGAATAAAGGAAAGTTGGGTAACAAACAGTTTATTCAGCAGAGCACAGTTGAGTATTTTACAAAAAAGTATTCTAATGAAAGCTCAAGGGCAATTGGTTGGGATACTAAATCAGAAACTGGCTCATCATCAGGGGATTACTTTTCTTCAAATTCCTTTGGTCACACAGGCTTTACAGGCACTTCTATTTGGGCTGATCCTGAACGTAATTTATTTGTCGTGTTTTTAACTAATCGTGTTTATCCAACAAGAGAAAATGGTAAATTAGGAAAAGTACGCCCGGAACTTCATAACACAATTATTAAATGTTTAGAAAAGAATTAA
- a CDS encoding aminotransferase class V-fold PLP-dependent enzyme, with translation MSELEEYFSQYRKNIIGIDTTFETPFGAKKLIYADWIASGRLYKPIEEKLCKTFGPLVGNTHSEASVTGTTMTFAYHEAHKIIKEHVNASKDDIIITAGSGMTTVICKFQRLLGLKIPEQLADYLKLPAELKPVVFITHMEHHSNQTTWLETIADVIVINPNEAGLVDFNDFKKKLDKYKNRILKIGAFTAASNVTGIEPDYYQLSKMIHQYGGYSFIDFACSAPYVKIDMHPSDVEAKLDAVYFSPHKFLGGPGTPGVLVFDSKLYKNKVPDLPGGGTVDWTNPWGQHKFVANIEAREDGGTPAFLQTIKAALCIKLKEKMGVDKIRAREEELVKVVFKRFKKIPTLHILAENIEHRLGAISFYVENIHYNLIVKLLNDRFGVQVRGGCSCAGTYGHYLLHVDPNHSKVITDKIDHGDLSEKPGWVRMSIHPTMTDEELDIFLDGMEQIVHNVDDWSKDYFYDKSKNEYFHNSSNGLELERIKSWFSIQP, from the coding sequence ATGAGTGAATTAGAAGAATATTTTTCACAATATCGAAAAAACATCATCGGAATTGATACAACATTTGAAACACCATTTGGCGCTAAAAAATTAATTTATGCCGATTGGATTGCAAGCGGAAGATTGTATAAGCCTATTGAAGAAAAACTTTGCAAGACTTTTGGCCCACTTGTTGGCAACACACATTCTGAGGCAAGTGTAACGGGCACAACAATGACTTTTGCATATCATGAAGCTCATAAAATTATTAAAGAGCACGTCAATGCGAGCAAAGATGATATAATAATTACAGCTGGTTCCGGAATGACTACTGTTATTTGCAAATTCCAAAGGCTGCTTGGATTAAAAATTCCTGAACAACTAGCGGATTATTTAAAACTTCCTGCAGAATTAAAGCCCGTTGTATTCATAACTCATATGGAGCATCATTCAAATCAAACAACATGGTTGGAGACGATTGCGGATGTAATTGTAATCAATCCCAACGAAGCCGGTTTAGTTGATTTTAATGATTTTAAGAAAAAGTTAGATAAGTATAAAAACAGAATCTTAAAAATTGGTGCATTTACTGCGGCTTCAAACGTAACAGGAATAGAGCCTGATTATTATCAACTGTCAAAAATGATTCATCAGTACGGTGGTTATTCTTTTATAGATTTTGCTTGTTCTGCACCGTACGTTAAAATAGATATGCATCCTTCTGATGTTGAAGCTAAACTTGATGCAGTTTATTTTTCACCTCATAAATTTTTAGGCGGACCGGGAACTCCGGGAGTTTTAGTTTTTGATTCCAAACTTTATAAAAATAAAGTCCCCGATTTACCTGGTGGCGGCACAGTTGATTGGACAAATCCCTGGGGACAACATAAATTTGTAGCAAACATAGAAGCCCGTGAAGACGGCGGGACCCCTGCATTTCTTCAAACTATTAAAGCAGCACTTTGCATAAAGTTAAAAGAAAAAATGGGTGTTGATAAAATTAGAGCTAGGGAGGAAGAACTTGTAAAAGTTGTATTTAAAAGATTTAAAAAAATTCCAACACTCCACATACTTGCTGAAAATATTGAACACAGACTTGGCGCAATTTCTTTTTATGTGGAAAATATCCACTACAACTTAATTGTAAAATTATTGAACGATCGTTTTGGTGTACAAGTTAGAGGCGGTTGTTCGTGCGCTGGAACCTATGGGCATTATTTACTTCACGTTGATCCAAATCATTCTAAAGTTATTACTGATAAAATTGATCACGGTGATCTTTCCGAGAAGCCCGGTTGGGTAAGAATGTCGATTCATCCAACAATGACTGATGAAGAACTAGATATTTTTTTAGATGGTATGGAACAAATTGTTCATAATGTGGATGATTGGAGTAAAGATTATTTTTATGATAAATCAAAGAATGAATATTTTCACAATTCATCAAACGGGTTAGAATTAGAAAGAATTAAAAGTTGGTTTAGTATTCAGCCATAA
- a CDS encoding cytidylate kinase-like family protein yields the protein MFPCITISRQTGSGSYEVSEKLISILQPRTKDSDNPWTYFNKELLNKVIEEFQLPKVFTNYITEDKYSHISDAVNELLGVKPSEWTIIHKTTEIILQLAKFGKTIIVGRGSAIITSKLPNCFHIRLVAPLEQRLKHVQEVFNYSKPNAMEYIKREDENRKKYLKSHFFREPDDATIYHLVINTGKLSYLEVADVIAQAVIKKYSESFN from the coding sequence ATCTTTCCTTGTATTACAATATCTCGCCAGACAGGTTCTGGCTCATACGAAGTTTCTGAAAAACTAATTAGTATTTTACAGCCAAGAACAAAGGATTCAGATAATCCATGGACGTATTTTAATAAAGAACTGCTGAATAAAGTAATTGAAGAATTTCAACTGCCAAAAGTTTTTACCAACTATATTACTGAAGACAAATACAGTCATATTTCTGATGCGGTAAATGAATTACTTGGTGTTAAACCTTCAGAATGGACGATCATTCATAAAACAACAGAAATAATTTTGCAACTTGCAAAATTTGGAAAGACAATAATAGTTGGTAGGGGTAGTGCAATTATAACATCAAAATTGCCGAACTGTTTTCACATAAGATTGGTTGCTCCACTTGAACAACGGTTAAAACACGTTCAGGAAGTTTTTAATTATTCTAAGCCAAACGCGATGGAATATATTAAAAGAGAAGATGAGAATAGAAAAAAGTATTTAAAGTCACATTTTTTCCGTGAACCTGATGACGCCACAATTTATCATTTAGTAATTAATACAGGCAAGTTAAGTTATTTAGAGGTTGCAGATGTAATTGCGCAAGCTGTGATCAAAAAATATTCAGAAAGTTTTAATTAA